The Anastrepha ludens isolate Willacy chromosome 2, idAnaLude1.1, whole genome shotgun sequence genome contains a region encoding:
- the LOC128871660 gene encoding TBC1 domain family member 1 isoform X5, translating to MAELMHQMRDPAHTLGGSVGSIPQTFVANSSGNDMSMQRALTGSGNGIHTTPATNLKLSESVRNAQHDASPNIVSSKMKSSKSYTHGLSNSAGTVHIPTSTSAQSNLSLLADISPNHTHFFEVMYVGKIRVSHKRVPFSFIDDALPKFKAYDAQRTRLMQLTATASPSTVGASAQLATNRKLSLNVECMSANGNANANANANISAITFDLKSTSLKESDAETTETEAETEAETEAATETEADVKQQDAASRKNVETAILEFTGQKSVADEDVTQVAEDEQKMANKENKSPKRLLRGISQTELLVKKDGTVKVEKEVNSAELPVAPNVIINKHPSPPRQAQEETKELAHQKEETTAAATQQQPTIPQQPAYATLDTIPKQRDRSASYGCIPPYVEQNRTMVFLVGRCDLRLISPDRKQVLLYKDFKDVASCAQGQKNPDHFGIICREVHNDGYIGYVFKCQSDHVCDDIVAAISQAFVTCAEQKKKEATQIFSCEHCPMLWYHKLCTDIEGLSEKKTQAMVFRRIESLTDDEQDMIWAKYYGSEKTSSPLAEQNQFLMMLLRAHCESRQQRHVHDTAENRSEFLNQYLGGSTIFMKAKRSLTNSFDHLLKRKASKDDIGVPHGLRDHQVRENSAEPQPVVSRSGNETPPEGFRSRSNTIGSASPSKPNAEHLKSPMMDIFIKVGNSPKESEAHKASWRHAILNSVVTPSKGMDGDAQNEFMSPMRITKRIRGKRTREELRDLWKTAIRQTILLNRMETENAMLQARQNENELKRIKLDYEEIVPCDKQLIERWEQIIERDSMKISNKKDPKVLAQAIKCGVPRSKRGDVWTFLADQHSMNTAPVDTKKFPNFNTPYHTLLKNLTEHQHAIFIDLGRTFPNHKFYKDPLGVGQLSLFNLLKAYSILDPELGYCQGLGFICGILLLHCDEADAFQLLKHLMFRRQMRTKYLPDMKKFQLQLYQLSRLVKDHLPELYIWLDQNDVSPTLYAAPWILTVFSSQFPLGFVARVFDLLFLESSEVIFKFAIALLTVHKDELLARDNFEEIMDYLKTVVPKMESNTMEKIMKLVFTLDVSKQLTEYNVEYNVLQEEISTANHHLEMLNREKTRNMHLEQHLQFAQSSIAQIEKTRFSQQTQITSLQTQVQSLELTIQTLGHFIAQLTEQNVELELPGDVRRILQQLDDLERQRRKPHFTERKIGKSVSVNSHLGFPLKVLEELNEKEEHGSPQKKKEKTPFFEHTYEQLRQQRNLQQQQQGGQTSPTAQTAMQQRKLLSSASSSLDEGQDQHKQQPHTQQQQQRPNRLLDSPDKQSKLTELKLPDQLEQLLSSANMRSPIEVDSGVGTPLSPPSTSSNSSSSGLSTASSGGGGSLFSRMGYKNTPTALSPLSNRQPLYGAGSGATASSTTKVIGGGSGSGVGKVVPPVSIILPTEQPQWGAENAEMHPLSMVGEVNVRFNGTTQLKSIRPVHHMRPMSTVAAGVAAATATALQQTGGVDENSSSDSNIQAPNAAATNVLS from the exons ATGGCCGAGTTAATGCATCAAATGCGTGATCCGGCGCACACGCTTGGCGGCTCTGTAGGCAGCATACCACAGACGTTCGTCGCCAATAGCAGCGGCAATGATATGTCCATGCAACGCGCACTCACCGGCAGCGGCAACGGCATACACACCACGCCGGCCACCAATCTCAAACTCAGCGAATCCGTACGCAATGCTCAACACGATGCTAGTCCCAATATCGTCTCATCAAAGATGAAGTCATCTAAATCGTATACGCATGGCTTAAGCAATTCAGCGGGCACA GTGCACATTCCAACGTCTACCTCCGCGCAGAGCAATCTATCGCTGCTAGCCGATATCTCGCCCAATCACACGCACTTCTTCGAAGTTATGTATGTGGGTAAAATTCGTGTCTCACACAAGCGTGTGCCCTTCTCGTTCATCGATGATGCCTTGCCCAAGTTCAAGGCGTACGATGCACAACGCACGCGTCTAATGCAATTGACCGCCACCGCTTCGCCCTCAACTGTGGGCGCATCGGCACAACTTGCAACAAATCGGAAACTTTCATTGAATGTAGAGTGCATGAGCGCCAATGGCAACGCCAACGCCAATGCCAATGCCAATATTAGCGCAATAACTTTTGACCTTAAAAGTACTTCGCTCAAAGAGAGTGATGCAGAAACCACAGAAACGGAGGCAGAGACAGAGGCGGAGACGGAGGCAGCTACGGAGACAGAAGCGGATGTGAAACAGCAGGATGCGGCATCCCGAAAAAATGTGGAAACGGCAATTCTAGAGTTTACGGGGCAGAAAAGCGTTGCAGACGAAGATGTTACACAAGTGGCAGAGGATGAGCAAAAAATGGCGAACAAAGAGAATAAATCACCGAAACGATTATTGCGCGGCATTAGTCAGACAGAACTTCTCGTGAAGAAAGA TGGCACGGTCAAGGTTGAAAAGGAGGTCAACTCAGCTGAGCTGCCAGTTGCACCGAATGTTATAATCAACAAACATCCATCACCGCCACGTCAAGCGCAGGAGGAAACAAAGGAGCTGGCCCACCAAAAGGaagaaacgacagcagcagcaacacaacaacaacccaCAATACCACAACAGCCAGCCTATGCAACGCTCGATAC CATCCCTAAACAACGTGATCGCTCCGCTTCCTATGGCTGCATTCCACCTTATGTAGAACAGAATCGCACCATGGTCTTCCTGGTGGGCCGCTGCGATTTGCGTCTCATCTCACCAGATCGCAAACAAGTGTTGCTCTACAAAGACTTCAAGGATGTTGCTAGCTGTGCGCAAGGTCAAAAGAACCCCGATCACTTCGGCATCATCTGTCGTGAGGTGCACAATGATGGCTACATTGGTTATGTCTTCAAATGTCAGTCGGATCACGTATGCGACGATATAGTGGCGGCCATATCGCAGGCGTTCGTCACATGCGCCGAACAAAAGAAGAAGGAGGCTACACAGATCTTCTCGTGTGAGCACTGCCCCATGTTGTGGTACCACAAACTGTGCACCGACATTGAGGGTTTGAGTGAGAAGAAGACACAAGCAATGGTATTTCGTCGCATAGAATCGCTAACCGATGACGAGCAGGACATGATTTGGGCCAAGTACTATGGATCGGAGAAGACAAGCTCACCACTGGCggaacaaaatcaatttttaatgaTGTTATTACGCGCGCATTGCGAGTCGCGTCAGCAGCGGCACGTACACGACACAGCTGAAAATCGTTCGGAATTTCTGAATCAATACTTAGGCGGTAGCACAATTTTCATGAAAGCTAAGCGTTCGCTCACCAACTCATTTGATCACCTGTTGAAGCGCAAGGCATCAAAGGATGATATTGGTGTGCCGCATGGCCTGCGCGATCACCAAGTACGTGAGAATTCTGCCGAACCCCAACCGGTGGTTAGTCGGAGCGGCAATGAGACTCCACCGGAGGGATTCCGTTCGCGTTCGAATACAATTGGCAGTGCGAGTCCGAGCAAGCCTAACGCGGAGCACTTAAAGAGTCCCATGATGGatat atttattaagGTTGGCAACAGTCCGAAAGAATCGGAGGCACATAAGGCTTCATGGCGCCATGCGATTTTAAATAGTGTGGTGACACCATCAAAGGGCATGGATGGCGATGCGCAGAATGAATTTATGTCCCCGATGAGGATTACCA AACGCATTCGAGGCAAGCGAACTCGGGAAGAACTGCGCGATCTTTGGAAGACCGCTATTCGTCAGACTATCCTGTTGAATCGCATGGAAACCGAGAATGCCATGTTGCAGGCGCGTCAAAATGAAAATGAGCTCAAACGTATCAAACTCGACTACGAAGAGATCGTCCCATGTGACAAGCAACTAATCGAGCGCTGGGAGCAGATCATTGAGCGCGACTCCATGAAGATAAGCAATAAGAAAGATCCTAAAGTGTTGGCTCAAGCGATTAAATGTGGCGTACCACGTTCGAAACGGGGCGATGTTTGGACCTTTCTCGCCGATCAGCATTCCATGAATACAGCGCCAGTAGACACAAAGAAATTCCCCAATTTCAACACCCCCTATCATACATTGCTGAAGAATCTCACCGAACATCAGCATGCCATCTTCATAGATCTGGGACGCACCTTCCCCAATCACAAGTTTTACAAAGATCCACTAGGGGTAGGACAATTGTCGCTATTCAATCTGCTAAAAGCGTATTCTATACTCGATCCAGAGCTTGGCTATTGCCAGGGTTTGGGTTTCATATGTGGCATATTGTTGTTGCAT tgtGATGAGGCAGATGCTTTCCAATTGCTCAAACATCTCATGTTCCGACGTCAGATGCGTACCAAATATTTGCCAGATATGAAAAAATTCCAACTGCAACTTTACCAGCTTTCACGTCTCGTCAAAGATCATCTACCAGAACTGTATATCTGGCTGGATCAGAACGATGTATCGCCAACATTATATGCCGCACCTTGGATTCTCACTGTTTTCAGCTCACAATTTCCTTTGGGTTTTGTGGCACGCGTTTTCGATTTGTTATTCCTCGAGTCATCGGAAGTGATTTTCAAATTCGCTATCGCTTTGCTGACTGTACACAAAGATGAGTTGCTGGCACGTGATAACTTTGAGGAAATTATGGATTATTTGAAAACAGTGGTACCGAAAATGGAATCTAATACAATGGAGAAAATTATGAAGTTG GTATTCACTTTGGACGTCAGTAAGCAATTAACGGAATATAATGTGGAATACAATGTGTTGCAAGAAGAGATCTCAACAGCCAACCACCATTTGGAGATGTTGAATAGAGAAAAAACACGGAATATGCATCTGGAACAGCATCTGCAG TTCGCTCAATCGTCGATCGCACAGATCGAAAAGACACGCTTCTCCCAACAGACCCAAATCACATCGCTGCAAACGCAGGTGCAATCGCTCGAACTGACCATACAAACACTCGGTCACTTCATCGCTCAGTTGACTGAACAAAACGTGGAACTGGAATTGCCCGGCGATGTACGTCGCATTCTGCAACAATTAGACGATTTGGAACGTCAACGTCGCAAACCACATTTCACTGAACGCAAAATCGGTAAATCCGTATCGGTCAACAGTCACTTGGGGTTTCCACTAAAGGTGTTAGAAGAGTTGAACGAAAAAGAAGAACATGGTTCGCCAcaaaagaagaaggagaagacacctttttttgaacacacctacGAACAACTGCGACAGCAACGCaacctacaacaacaacaacaaggcggTCAAACATCACCAACAGCACAAACAGCGATGCAGCAACGTAAATTACTGAGTAGTGCTAGCAGTTCGTTGGATGAAGGTCAAGATCAACATAAACAACAACCACACacccagcagcagcaacaacggcCAAATCGACTACTAGACTCGCCGGACAAGCAAAGTAAGCTGACCGAACTCAAGTTGCCCGATCAGCTGGAGCAACTGCTAAGCTCTGCCAACATGCGCAGTCCCATAGAGGTGGACAGCGGCGTAGGTACGCCACTCAGTCCGCCCAGCACGAGCAGCAATAGCAGTAGTAGCGGCCTCAGCACAGCCTCTAGCGGTGGCGGTGGCAGTCTTTTCAGTCGCATGGGTTATAAAAATACACCGACGGCGCTTTCGCCGCTTAGCAACCGGCAGCCATTATATGGTGCGGGAAGTGGGGCAACAGCAAGCAGCACAACAAAAGTAATAGGTGGCGGCAGCGGCAGTGGTGTCGGCAAAGTGGTGCCACCTGTATCTATTATTTTGCCCACTGAGCAACCACAATGGGGTGCGGAAAATGCGGAGATGCATCCACTCAGCATGGTCGGTGAGGTAAATGTGCGTTTTAATGGTACTACCCAACTGAAATCAATACGACCCGTGCATCACATGCGCCCCATGAGTACTGTAGCAGCAGGAGTGGCTGCAGCAACTGCCACAGCGCTGCAACAAACGGGTGGTGTTGATGAAAACAGCAGCAGTGACAGTAACATTCAGGCGCCAAATGCAGCTGCGACGAATGTACTCAGCTAA